One genomic segment of Cellulophaga sp. HaHaR_3_176 includes these proteins:
- the atpD gene encoding F0F1 ATP synthase subunit beta: MSKVTGKVSQIIGPVVDVEFQSGSELPKIYDSLEIKKKDGSILVLEVQSHVGENSVRTISMDSTDGLSRGTEVLSTGSAIQMPIGDDVYGRLFNVIGDAIDGLGNLPKSGKDGLPIHREAPKFEDLSTSTEVLFTGIKVIDLIEPYAKGGKIGLFGGAGVGKTVLIQELINNIAKGHGGLSVFAGVGERTREGNDLLREMLESGIIKYGDDFMHSMEEGGWDLSKVDKNIMKDSKATFVFGQMNEPPGARARVALSGLTIAEYFRDGAGEGQGKDVLFFVDNIFRFTQAGSEVSALLGRMPSAVGYQPTLATEMGAMQERITSTKRGSITSVQAVYVPADDLTDPAPATTFAHLDATTVLSRKIAELGIYPAVDPLDSTSRILTAEILGKDHYACAQRVKELLQRYKELQDIIAILGMEELSEEDKLAVGRARRVQRFLSQPFHVAEQFTGLKGVLVDIKDTITGFNRIMDGEFDHLPESAFNLKGTIEEVIEAGEKMLSEA, translated from the coding sequence ATGTCTAAAGTTACAGGTAAAGTTTCCCAAATAATAGGGCCGGTTGTTGATGTTGAGTTTCAATCAGGTTCAGAGCTTCCAAAAATATATGATTCTCTAGAAATCAAGAAAAAAGATGGGTCCATCTTAGTTCTTGAAGTTCAGTCTCATGTGGGAGAAAATTCAGTAAGAACCATTTCAATGGATTCTACAGATGGATTAAGTAGAGGAACAGAGGTTCTATCAACAGGTAGTGCAATTCAAATGCCAATTGGTGATGATGTGTACGGTCGTTTGTTCAACGTGATTGGTGATGCTATTGATGGTCTTGGAAACTTGCCAAAATCTGGTAAAGATGGTCTTCCAATACATAGAGAAGCACCAAAATTCGAAGATTTATCTACTTCTACTGAAGTTTTATTCACAGGTATTAAGGTTATCGATTTAATTGAGCCTTATGCTAAAGGTGGTAAAATTGGATTGTTTGGTGGAGCAGGTGTTGGTAAAACAGTATTGATTCAAGAGCTAATTAACAACATTGCAAAAGGTCATGGTGGACTTTCTGTATTTGCTGGTGTAGGTGAGCGTACTCGTGAGGGTAACGATTTACTTCGTGAAATGCTTGAGTCAGGTATTATAAAATACGGAGATGATTTCATGCATTCTATGGAAGAAGGTGGATGGGATTTATCTAAAGTAGATAAAAATATAATGAAAGATTCAAAAGCGACTTTCGTTTTTGGTCAAATGAATGAGCCTCCTGGAGCACGTGCACGTGTTGCTTTATCTGGTTTAACTATTGCAGAATATTTCCGTGATGGTGCAGGTGAAGGTCAAGGTAAAGATGTATTATTTTTCGTAGATAATATTTTCCGTTTTACACAAGCTGGTTCAGAGGTATCTGCATTATTAGGTCGTATGCCTTCTGCAGTAGGTTACCAACCAACTTTGGCAACAGAGATGGGTGCTATGCAAGAACGTATTACATCAACTAAAAGAGGTTCTATTACATCTGTACAAGCGGTTTACGTACCTGCAGATGATTTAACGGATCCAGCACCAGCAACAACGTTTGCTCACTTAGATGCAACAACGGTACTTTCTCGTAAAATTGCTGAATTAGGTATTTACCCAGCGGTAGATCCTTTAGATTCTACTTCTAGAATCTTAACAGCTGAAATTTTAGGAAAAGATCATTATGCTTGTGCTCAAAGAGTAAAAGAATTATTACAACGTTATAAAGAGCTTCAAGATATTATTGCCATTTTAGGTATGGAAGAATTATCTGAAGAAGATAAATTAGCTGTAGGTAGAGCACGTCGTGTTCAACGTTTCCTTTCTCAGCCATTCCACGTTGCAGAGCAATTTACAGGTCTTAAGGGTGTTTTAGTAGATATTAAAGATACTATTACAGGATTTAACAGAATTATGGATGGTGAATTTGATCACTTACCAGAATCTGCTTTCAACCTTAAAGGTACAATTGAAGAGGTAATCGAGGCTGGAGAGAAAATGCTTTCAGAAGCATAA
- a CDS encoding putative colanic acid biosynthesis acetyltransferase: protein MHNQDTYTGASFSLKNRISRVIWNTTYLFLFKYSPRPFHSWRSFLLKLFGAKIGKGVHIYPKVKIWAPWNLVIHDEVGVADGVDLYSQGKITLEHRAIISQRSYICTGTHDFNQKGHPLYTQDICIGRNAWVAAEAFIGPGVTVNEGAVVGARAAVFKDVPSWTVVGGNPAKFIKNRQTLN, encoded by the coding sequence ATGCATAATCAAGATACATACACAGGCGCTTCCTTTTCACTAAAAAATAGAATATCTAGAGTTATCTGGAATACTACATATCTCTTTTTGTTTAAATATTCTCCTAGACCTTTTCATTCATGGAGGTCATTTTTATTGAAATTATTTGGCGCAAAAATAGGAAAAGGGGTACATATTTATCCTAAAGTTAAAATTTGGGCACCATGGAACTTGGTAATACATGATGAAGTTGGTGTTGCTGATGGTGTAGATTTATATTCACAAGGTAAAATTACGCTAGAGCATAGAGCCATTATTTCGCAACGCTCCTATATTTGTACAGGAACTCATGATTTTAATCAAAAAGGACACCCTTTATACACCCAAGACATTTGTATTGGTAGAAATGCATGGGTTGCAGCCGAAGCTTTTATAGGGCCTGGCGTAACAGTTAACGAAGGAGCTGTTGTTGGAGCCCGAGCTGCTGTATTTAAAGATGTACCCTCTTGGACTGTTGTTGGAGGAAACCCTGCTAAATTTATAAAAAACCGCCAAACCTTAAATTAA
- a CDS encoding glycosyltransferase family 1 protein, whose protein sequence is MKINYFFRHPKVGHSIQRVFRTLIDEINKSTEVSIFEVPSKSSMPWDILENSVYVYKKRDKKAVHHVTGHIHDVLLALIGVKTVLTIHDLVFIDNSKNPIKRFYKWLFWLYLPIKIANKVVCISNQTKENILGRLKTDKLVVIYNAVDPSFTFSEKNFNKSSPVILHVGTGWNKNLEKTIKALADIPCHLRIVGKLKESQLHLLQKYNLNYSNGLNLTDKEIKKEYENCDIVNFPSVYEGFGMPIIEGQQTGRIVITSKIEPMLEVANEAAIFVVPDDENSLRQAYLKAIQDDAFRDTIIKKGYINAQRFSVTNISNQYLELYKKLLQA, encoded by the coding sequence ATGAAGATTAACTATTTTTTCAGGCATCCAAAAGTAGGCCATTCTATACAGCGAGTATTTAGAACCCTAATCGATGAAATAAATAAATCTACAGAAGTCTCTATTTTTGAAGTTCCTAGTAAATCATCGATGCCATGGGATATACTCGAAAACAGTGTATATGTTTATAAAAAAAGAGATAAAAAAGCTGTACATCATGTTACAGGACATATACACGATGTGTTATTAGCTTTAATTGGTGTTAAAACCGTCTTAACCATCCATGATTTAGTATTTATTGACAATTCAAAAAACCCTATTAAGCGATTCTACAAGTGGTTATTCTGGCTCTATTTACCTATAAAAATAGCCAACAAAGTAGTTTGCATATCAAATCAAACAAAAGAAAATATTTTAGGTAGGCTGAAAACAGATAAACTTGTAGTTATCTATAATGCAGTAGATCCAAGTTTCACTTTTTCAGAAAAAAACTTTAATAAATCTAGTCCTGTGATATTACATGTTGGTACTGGTTGGAATAAAAATTTAGAAAAAACCATTAAAGCATTAGCAGACATACCATGTCACCTTCGTATTGTAGGTAAATTAAAAGAATCACAACTCCATTTACTTCAGAAGTATAACCTGAACTATTCTAATGGACTAAACCTTACGGATAAAGAAATAAAAAAAGAATACGAAAATTGTGATATCGTTAATTTTCCGTCTGTATATGAAGGCTTTGGAATGCCAATTATTGAAGGGCAACAAACAGGTCGAATAGTGATTACTTCTAAAATTGAACCAATGCTTGAAGTTGCTAATGAAGCTGCAATATTTGTAGTTCCTGATGATGAAAACTCTTTAAGGCAGGCCTATCTAAAAGCGATACAAGATGATGCTTTTCGGGATACAATAATAAAAAAAGGATATATAAACGCACAACGTTTTTCAGTAACAAATATTTCTAATCAATATTTAGAACTTTATAAAAAATTATTGCAAGCATGA
- a CDS encoding F0F1 ATP synthase subunit epsilon yields MYLEIVSPEATLFSGEVTSVTVPGINGEFQMLANHAPIVSLLQEGTVKIQGNNVIIADANKAKFSKSNSGAITLAISSGTVEMKDNKVIVLAD; encoded by the coding sequence ATGTATTTAGAAATCGTTTCGCCAGAAGCTACATTATTTTCAGGAGAAGTTACTTCGGTAACGGTACCTGGTATTAACGGAGAGTTTCAAATGTTGGCTAATCACGCACCAATAGTTTCATTGTTGCAAGAGGGTACAGTTAAAATTCAAGGAAATAATGTTATTATAGCAGATGCTAATAAGGCTAAATTTTCCAAGTCTAATAGCGGTGCAATTACATTAGCAATTTCAAGTGGTACAGTTGAAATGAAAGATAATAAGGTTATTGTTTTAGCAGATTAA
- a CDS encoding phenylacetate--CoA ligase family protein, protein MGNSLIEAVFSFKTKILNPKLNRLHQKTKQNLNQTDLETLNFEKRQALYNHAIKNSPFYQKKYAALSISKNGLINNEDFLQLPPLSRSELRENFEQIKSKNISLSQCRKASTSGSTGSPITVLHDKRQPETPIRWRILDWWNIKPWENQAFIYRYKRTFFKRMGNALMWWPTKRIFLAAANPSKQHLTKFVTDFNRIKPTLLQGYVDVVFEFALYLLDNNIKIHSPKMVWVTSAPLFEEQREIMQKAFGAPVCDQYGNTEIMLIAAECPKQKGLHIMQDTVHIEFVDENNQPVPPNTTGRILLTDLTNYAFPLIRYDIGDEGKYMNQICDCGKKLPLMENVRGRQAHNIKTPSGLAIKGEHLMAMFNGYIKPFKEIQLRQEADYSVSIDYVLRSSTQNNHNVKKMAELLEQRSRSEIKVTTKKVQKTQQVGRKKPLIVSLIK, encoded by the coding sequence ATGGGGAATAGCTTAATTGAAGCAGTTTTTTCGTTTAAAACAAAAATTTTAAATCCAAAACTAAACCGCTTACATCAAAAAACGAAACAAAACTTAAACCAAACAGATTTAGAAACCTTAAATTTCGAAAAACGTCAAGCACTTTATAATCATGCCATAAAAAACTCACCGTTTTATCAAAAAAAATATGCTGCGTTATCCATCTCAAAAAATGGCCTCATAAACAACGAAGATTTTTTACAGCTGCCCCCACTGTCAAGATCTGAACTTCGTGAGAATTTTGAACAGATTAAGTCTAAAAACATTTCATTATCTCAATGTAGAAAAGCAAGTACTTCAGGCAGTACAGGTTCACCTATAACCGTTTTACACGACAAAAGGCAACCCGAAACTCCTATTCGCTGGCGTATTTTAGATTGGTGGAATATTAAACCTTGGGAAAATCAAGCCTTTATCTATCGCTATAAAAGAACATTTTTTAAACGAATGGGTAATGCTCTTATGTGGTGGCCTACGAAACGTATATTTTTAGCAGCTGCCAACCCAAGCAAACAGCATTTAACTAAATTTGTAACTGATTTTAATCGCATTAAACCTACCTTATTACAAGGTTATGTTGATGTTGTTTTTGAATTTGCGTTATATCTGTTAGATAATAACATCAAAATTCATTCTCCAAAAATGGTTTGGGTTACTTCTGCCCCATTGTTTGAAGAACAACGTGAAATAATGCAAAAAGCCTTTGGTGCTCCTGTATGTGATCAATATGGGAATACCGAAATTATGCTAATTGCAGCAGAATGTCCTAAGCAAAAAGGATTACACATTATGCAAGATACGGTTCATATCGAATTTGTTGATGAAAACAATCAACCTGTACCGCCAAATACTACTGGAAGAATACTGTTGACCGATTTGACGAACTATGCCTTTCCACTAATTCGTTATGATATTGGGGATGAAGGAAAATACATGAATCAAATATGTGATTGTGGCAAAAAACTGCCACTAATGGAAAATGTTCGTGGCAGACAAGCACATAACATTAAAACACCTTCAGGTTTAGCTATTAAAGGAGAGCACTTGATGGCTATGTTTAATGGTTACATAAAACCCTTTAAAGAAATTCAATTGCGCCAAGAAGCAGATTACTCAGTTTCTATTGATTACGTTTTAAGATCATCTACTCAAAATAATCATAACGTTAAAAAAATGGCTGAATTATTAGAGCAACGTTCCCGATCAGAAATTAAGGTTACGACTAAAAAAGTACAAAAAACACAGCAAGTTGGGCGAAAAAAGCCTCTGATCGTAAGCCTCATTAAATAA
- a CDS encoding glycosyltransferase family 2 protein: MHSITTIILTYNEEKHIARCIKNAQQFSSKIFLVDSFSNDKTVAIAESLGAKVFQNKWENNHAKQFNWGLENLPITTEWVFRLDADEYLTEDLILEINKKMPSISEKISGIVCERKMYFLGTLMTKGMVQMNMLRLFRYADGICEDRWMDEHIVLTKGDTEQFEGYFVDDNKNSLGWWVEKHNNYSIREAVELLNLDYHIITPKSEQAIAHELSDDAKSKREKKRKYANMPLFWRAYIYFVFRYFFKLGFIQGKEGFLWHFLQGWWYRTLVDAKIYEVKKACGTDPKKMKQFILENYNLKL; the protein is encoded by the coding sequence ATGCATTCAATAACCACAATAATACTTACATATAACGAAGAAAAGCACATTGCTCGTTGCATTAAAAATGCACAGCAATTTTCTAGTAAAATTTTTTTAGTAGATTCATTTTCTAACGATAAAACAGTAGCGATTGCAGAATCATTAGGCGCTAAAGTATTCCAAAATAAATGGGAAAATAACCATGCCAAACAATTTAATTGGGGTTTAGAGAATTTACCCATCACCACAGAATGGGTTTTTAGATTGGATGCCGATGAATATTTGACAGAAGATTTGATACTCGAAATAAATAAAAAAATGCCAAGTATTTCAGAAAAAATCTCTGGTATCGTATGCGAGCGTAAAATGTATTTTTTAGGCACACTAATGACCAAAGGTATGGTACAAATGAATATGTTACGCTTATTTAGGTATGCAGATGGCATTTGCGAAGACCGTTGGATGGATGAGCACATTGTGCTTACAAAAGGTGATACTGAGCAATTTGAAGGGTATTTTGTAGATGACAACAAAAACTCGCTAGGTTGGTGGGTTGAGAAACACAACAATTACTCAATTAGAGAAGCCGTTGAATTATTAAACCTAGATTATCATATAATTACTCCTAAATCAGAACAAGCTATAGCGCATGAATTATCTGATGATGCGAAATCTAAACGCGAAAAGAAAAGGAAATATGCTAATATGCCATTATTCTGGCGCGCATATATTTATTTCGTCTTTAGATATTTTTTTAAATTAGGTTTTATCCAAGGCAAAGAAGGTTTTTTATGGCACTTTTTACAAGGTTGGTGGTACAGAACCTTAGTCGATGCAAAAATATATGAGGTTAAAAAAGCTTGTGGTACTGACCCTAAAAAAATGAAACAATTTATTTTAGAAAATTACAACTTAAAACTTTAA
- a CDS encoding TonB-dependent receptor domain-containing protein: protein MKTILYLFFFMIGVFGYSQTTIKGNVVDENNQPIPGANIVIEGKTVGTVTDFDGNFLLQTSEKPPFTLKITSVGYSSSTEEVTKNNQNITATLNESQTMLDEIVISASRTPERIFESPVSVERFGLKEIKNTSSESFYSGLQNLKGVDVNTNSLTFQSVNTRGFATFANNRFLQLVDGMDNSAPGLNFVLGNLVGMSELEVQSVEILPGASSALYGAGAFNGVLFMSSKNPFDYQGISTYFKTGYTSQQAAGDNAYYDFGIRAAHAFSDKFAVKVNLSILEGEDWHANSIEDLANPGGTRVNPAYDGLNVYGDEVSTELNFDALAGGLPSGTLGSSVVSRTGYNESDLVDYGAQSVKTDFSVHYKPFADDFEIVYNGRIGRGNTLYQGTNRYSIKNFMMQQHKFEVRNNNFFVRAYITSEDSGDSYDTRFAAINVNNAWKENTDWFTDYATTFIGARLGVGTGVQLDEASAHAAARQAADTGRLIPGTAEFDSAFNTVISSGDLVNGGARFIDNTKLRHADGNYNFTHLTKDFADIQVGGSFREYELSSNGTIFTDSSGPIKYSEFGAYMQIQKKFLDDRLKLTGSARYDKNEFFNGFVSPRGSIVYTLGENGNHNLRASVQQGFRNPSTQDLFIGLNAGRAILVGSSPTNLDRYSTTVINNPNGSGQALTGSSTSEITGRDAYENAWTLSSVEAGAPEVVKTDLVQPEEITAYELGYRAQLGKVSIDLSGYYNRYKNFISNTTVVSPYYGDVEGTQTIPNTTTPLALAALSNGDFQPFQTYTNAEVPIDSYGATIGIDTKVFGNFDLGGSYTYSDFDFNQNAFPDFRPSFNTPKHKVKAAFGNTALFENFGFNINYRWTDTYFWQATFADGNIPAYTVLDAQINYGVPSIKSVFKIGGSNILGEEYITATGTGNIGSIYYLSWGINL, encoded by the coding sequence ATGAAAACAATACTATATTTATTCTTTTTTATGATAGGTGTGTTTGGATATTCTCAAACTACTATAAAAGGAAATGTTGTTGACGAAAACAACCAGCCAATACCAGGAGCGAATATTGTTATAGAAGGAAAAACCGTTGGAACAGTGACGGATTTTGACGGTAACTTTTTGCTTCAAACTTCTGAGAAACCTCCTTTTACTTTAAAAATTACGAGTGTTGGTTATTCATCTAGTACAGAAGAAGTAACTAAAAACAATCAAAATATTACAGCGACACTAAATGAATCGCAAACCATGCTTGATGAAATTGTTATTTCAGCTTCAAGAACACCAGAGAGAATATTTGAATCTCCAGTTTCTGTAGAGCGTTTTGGTTTAAAAGAAATTAAGAACACATCTTCAGAATCTTTTTATTCAGGACTTCAGAATTTAAAAGGTGTTGATGTTAATACCAATAGTTTAACATTCCAATCTGTAAATACAAGAGGTTTTGCAACATTCGCAAATAATAGATTTTTGCAATTGGTAGATGGTATGGATAATTCAGCACCAGGGTTAAACTTTGTTTTAGGTAACCTTGTAGGTATGTCTGAATTAGAGGTGCAAAGTGTTGAAATATTACCAGGAGCTTCTTCAGCGCTATATGGAGCAGGGGCATTTAATGGTGTTTTATTTATGTCAAGTAAAAATCCATTTGACTATCAAGGTATAAGTACATATTTTAAAACAGGCTATACATCTCAGCAAGCAGCAGGTGATAATGCATATTACGATTTCGGAATTCGCGCAGCACATGCTTTCAGTGATAAATTTGCGGTAAAAGTTAACTTATCAATATTAGAAGGTGAAGATTGGCATGCAAATAGCATTGAAGATCTTGCAAATCCAGGAGGAACAAGGGTTAATCCTGCATACGATGGGTTAAACGTGTATGGTGATGAAGTATCTACTGAATTAAATTTTGATGCATTGGCAGGTGGTTTACCTTCAGGTACTTTAGGATCTTCGGTAGTTTCTAGAACAGGATATAATGAAAGTGACCTTGTAGATTACGGAGCTCAGAGTGTCAAAACAGATTTTTCTGTACATTATAAGCCATTCGCTGATGATTTTGAAATTGTATATAATGGTAGAATTGGAAGAGGTAACACATTATATCAAGGGACGAATAGATATTCTATAAAAAACTTCATGATGCAACAGCATAAATTTGAAGTTCGAAATAACAACTTTTTTGTTCGTGCTTATATAACAAGTGAAGATTCTGGAGATTCATACGATACTCGTTTTGCTGCAATAAATGTAAACAATGCATGGAAAGAGAATACAGATTGGTTTACGGATTATGCAACAACATTTATTGGCGCTCGATTAGGTGTGGGTACAGGTGTTCAGTTAGATGAGGCTAGTGCACATGCTGCAGCAAGGCAAGCTGCAGATACAGGTAGACTTATTCCTGGTACGGCAGAATTTGATTCAGCTTTTAATACAGTAATATCAAGTGGAGATTTAGTTAACGGTGGTGCTCGTTTTATTGACAATACAAAATTACGTCATGCAGATGGTAATTATAATTTCACACATCTAACAAAAGATTTCGCAGATATCCAAGTTGGAGGTTCTTTTAGAGAGTATGAATTGAGTTCTAATGGAACAATTTTTACAGATAGCAGTGGTCCAATTAAATACAGTGAGTTTGGTGCTTACATGCAAATTCAAAAGAAATTTTTAGATGATCGTTTAAAGCTTACAGGTTCTGCTCGTTACGATAAAAATGAATTTTTTAATGGTTTTGTATCACCAAGAGGTTCTATTGTATATACTTTAGGAGAAAACGGGAACCATAACCTAAGAGCATCTGTTCAACAAGGTTTTAGAAACCCAAGTACACAAGATTTATTTATAGGGTTGAATGCAGGTAGAGCAATATTAGTTGGTTCATCTCCAACAAATCTTGATAGGTATTCGACTACAGTAATAAATAACCCTAACGGAAGTGGTCAAGCCTTGACAGGTTCTTCTACATCTGAAATTACAGGTAGAGATGCTTATGAAAATGCATGGACATTAAGTTCTGTAGAAGCAGGAGCTCCAGAAGTTGTAAAAACAGATTTAGTTCAACCAGAAGAAATTACAGCTTATGAACTTGGTTATAGAGCTCAATTGGGTAAAGTAAGTATCGATTTAAGTGGGTATTATAACAGATATAAGAATTTCATTTCTAATACAACAGTTGTATCGCCTTATTATGGAGATGTAGAGGGAACTCAGACAATACCAAATACGACAACACCATTAGCACTTGCTGCATTAAGTAATGGAGATTTTCAACCATTTCAAACTTATACAAATGCTGAAGTGCCGATTGACTCTTACGGAGCAACTATCGGAATTGACACCAAGGTTTTTGGTAATTTTGATTTAGGAGGGAGTTACACTTATTCTGATTTTGATTTTAATCAGAATGCGTTCCCAGATTTTAGACCAAGTTTCAATACGCCTAAACATAAGGTGAAAGCTGCATTCGGTAATACTGCATTATTTGAAAACTTCGGATTTAACATTAACTACAGATGGACAGATACATATTTCTGGCAAGCAACATTTGCTGATGGAAATATTCCAGCATATACAGTTTTAGATGCTCAAATTAATTATGGAGTGCCAAGTATTAAGTCAGTTTTTAAGATCGGTGGGTCTAATATTTTAGGTGAAGAATATATTACTGCAACAGGAACAGGTAATATAGGATCTATATATTATTTATCATGGGGTATTAACTTATAG
- a CDS encoding glycosyltransferase: MLANFQRFDVIIAHGLWLYHTHAVIKAILQYRKTNDTSPKVYVMPHGMLDPYFQKAKERKLKALRNDVYWKLFENKVINEADGVLFTCEEELLLARTTFPNYKPKREINVGYGIQAPPAYENQMKLAFINKVPEWNKEPFYLFLSRVHQKKGIDLLIKGYLKLEKEFKTIPQLIIAGPGLEHAYGKEMQMLASASSNILFPGMLSGDAKWGAFYESQAFILPSHQENFGIAVVEALACNKPVLISDKVNIWREIKTENAGLIAKDNEEETYQLLQKWQNLSVLEQEMMSKNAYKAYQKFFTIKQSVNQFLKSIENA, from the coding sequence TTGTTAGCTAATTTTCAACGATTTGATGTTATTATAGCTCACGGTTTGTGGCTGTACCATACTCATGCGGTTATTAAAGCCATTCTTCAGTATCGAAAAACAAATGACACCTCTCCTAAAGTATATGTTATGCCTCATGGAATGCTAGATCCCTATTTTCAAAAAGCTAAAGAGCGTAAGCTAAAAGCCTTGCGAAATGATGTGTATTGGAAACTATTTGAAAATAAGGTAATTAATGAGGCTGACGGCGTACTATTTACATGTGAAGAAGAATTACTCTTAGCACGTACTACATTCCCCAATTACAAGCCTAAAAGAGAAATAAATGTCGGTTATGGTATACAAGCACCACCAGCCTACGAGAATCAAATGAAACTAGCTTTCATTAACAAAGTGCCTGAATGGAACAAAGAACCTTTTTATTTATTTTTGAGTAGAGTTCACCAAAAAAAAGGAATTGATCTTTTGATAAAAGGTTATTTAAAGCTTGAAAAAGAATTTAAAACCATACCACAACTTATAATTGCCGGACCTGGCCTTGAACATGCTTATGGTAAAGAGATGCAAATGTTAGCTAGTGCTTCTTCAAACATACTATTTCCTGGAATGTTAAGTGGTGATGCAAAGTGGGGTGCCTTCTATGAAAGTCAAGCCTTTATTTTACCTAGTCACCAAGAAAATTTTGGAATTGCAGTAGTTGAAGCCTTAGCTTGTAATAAACCTGTATTAATTAGTGATAAAGTAAATATTTGGAGAGAAATTAAAACTGAAAATGCGGGCTTGATAGCAAAAGATAACGAAGAAGAAACGTATCAACTTTTACAAAAATGGCAAAACTTAAGTGTTCTTGAACAAGAAATGATGAGTAAAAATGCCTATAAAGCGTATCAAAAATTCTTCACCATTAAACAATCCGTCAATCAATTTCTAAAAAGCATTGAAAATGCATAA
- a CDS encoding sugar-transfer associated ATP-grasp domain-containing protein has translation MGVLKEFTKANIEKLEAFRFHKISNAIATSTLQHLTEEKGIFSPLLKKRADEYALDVLGWKGFAPWLYVYSHFTGEFREGWIPDNYYAKIVIPKIQGDYGQVSMLKPLTNRLFEQRITPDLGYYINGKWFDANYYPIQEKEVQSLFFSEADKVICKLDKSYQGKGIYILDKKNFKTSTIKQLGNCVIQNFIQQHNFFNDFTPKSVATIRLTTVVESDNKISLRAAYLRLGRKNNTHVASEDHIRIPIDMTTGTLDAIGYLPNWHQIETHPDNQVSFLNKKIPNFQACIALTQSLHQKMPMVVSIGWDVVVNDKNTPVVMEWNGYSNDIKFSEATQGPCFKNLGWNKLRI, from the coding sequence ATGGGTGTACTTAAAGAATTTACGAAGGCAAATATTGAAAAACTAGAAGCTTTCCGGTTTCATAAAATTTCAAATGCGATAGCCACTTCAACACTTCAACACTTAACAGAAGAAAAGGGTATATTCTCCCCTCTTCTTAAAAAAAGAGCTGATGAATATGCTTTGGACGTATTGGGCTGGAAAGGCTTTGCGCCTTGGTTATATGTGTACAGTCATTTTACAGGCGAATTTAGAGAAGGTTGGATACCTGATAACTATTATGCTAAAATCGTCATTCCTAAAATACAAGGTGATTATGGTCAGGTTTCTATGCTAAAACCTTTAACAAATCGATTATTTGAACAACGGATTACCCCTGATTTAGGTTATTATATTAATGGAAAATGGTTTGATGCTAATTATTATCCCATTCAAGAAAAAGAAGTGCAAAGCTTATTTTTTTCTGAAGCAGATAAGGTAATTTGTAAGTTAGATAAATCGTATCAAGGTAAGGGCATCTATATATTAGATAAAAAAAACTTTAAGACCTCAACGATTAAACAACTAGGAAATTGTGTCATTCAAAATTTTATACAGCAGCATAATTTTTTTAATGACTTCACTCCCAAATCTGTTGCGACAATCCGATTAACGACTGTCGTTGAAAGCGACAATAAAATTAGCCTACGAGCTGCATATTTACGTTTAGGGCGTAAAAACAATACGCATGTAGCCTCTGAAGATCATATACGCATACCAATTGATATGACTACAGGAACACTTGATGCTATTGGTTATTTGCCAAACTGGCATCAAATTGAAACACACCCAGACAATCAAGTGTCTTTCTTAAATAAAAAAATTCCAAACTTTCAAGCCTGTATCGCTTTAACACAATCTCTTCATCAAAAAATGCCAATGGTAGTTTCCATTGGATGGGATGTAGTTGTTAATGATAAAAATACTCCTGTAGTAATGGAATGGAATGGCTATAGTAATGATATTAAATTTTCAGAAGCAACCCAAGGGCCCTGTTTTAAAAATCTAGGCTGGAATAAACTACGTATATAA